CATCAAACTGGATCCCATCCTGAAAATCAACAAAGGCTGGAAGTGATGATTAACTACCTTAGAGAAAAAGGTGAAATGGAAGAACTAGATATCCACCAACCAAAGCCTGCCTGTGATGAGGATATCCTCAAAGTGCACAGTAACACCTATTTGAAAAGTTTAAAGGATTTTATTGGAAGTGGTGGGGGCTACATTGATTTTGACACTTATGCTTCCCCTAAAAGCTATGAAATTGCTAAACTAGCAGCAGGTGGTGCAATTACTGCTTCTAAGTTAGTTTTCGATGGTTATGATTTTGCCTATTCCCTGGCACGACCACCGGGCCATCATGCCACTGCAAGTAAGGCCATGGGTTTCTGTTTAATTAACAATCTGGCAGTGGCCCTTGAGTACATGCGAGATGAGTATGGTCTTAGAAAATTCATGATAGTGGATTTTGACGCCCACTATGGTAATGGGACTGCAGAAATATATTACCAGGACCCTAACGTTCTTTACATATCCATACATCAGGACCCACGCACTATTTTCCCTGGAAAAGGATTTGTTGAAGAAACTGGGAGTGGAATGGGAGAGGGTTTCAATCTCAACATACCCATGACCCCCGGTTCAACTACTTCCAATTATATTTACATACTGGAAAAAATCATAGAACCAGTTTTAAGAAAATTCAAAGCAGACTTCTATTTCCTGGATGTAGGCTTTGATGGTCATCAGGAAGATCCCCTTTCCAGTCTCCAATTGGATGATGATTTCTATCCATGGATAGCCAATCACATGAAGAATCTAACCAGCCAGATGGTTCTGATACTGGAGGGTGGTTACAGCACCGATGCCATGGCCCGCTCAAACCTGAAAATGATAAAAGTATTAAAGGACAAGGAGACCCATGAAGAATGGCAACCACCAGGGAAGATGGTGGTGAAAAATGAAACCAGAAAAATATTTAGAAGAATCCAAAACACATTTTCACCATTTTTCACATTTTAATTATCAAAAACCAAAATATAGATTTAAAAAAGAATTGAAGAATGAAAAATAGATTTATACCGGCACTTAAAAATAGGTTTATACGGCACTTTATGAGTTTTGAGGAGATAATAAAAATGGATAAAATTAGGTTCAAACAGGCCCAATCACTTCTTTTAGAATCAGGGAAATCAAAAAAAGGTACTGAGAAATTAAAAAATCCCCGCGAAGGCACTCTTGATCCAGTTGCCTATGCAGAAATTATAAACCAGGTTATAGGAACTGAAGAATTTGTTTACTCCAGCAGACCCACCCATAAACTCCTCCAGGAAGATGCTAAAGAATTTTGCAGCAATTTAATAGATATCCGGAACAAAATTGATGATATCCTGGCTGAATTTGGTGTTTTAGAAAAGAAAAATATTGAAGAAGAAGTTAAAAGGCTTTCAGAAAAATTCATCATACTCACCAGTAAGGGAAACTTCAAGAAGATTATAACCCGCTGGGGAGTAGAAGCCCAGAGAATAGTTGTGGCCGGAGTTCCCCTAGAAACTGAAGACATGCGTGTTCTTAACCCTAAACTTCCGGAAACAGCCCTTGAACCTGTAAAAAAGAAAATATCACATGTTAAAAATGATATTATTCGTAAAATGGATCAGTTTGACACCCAAGAGATGTTAGTAGTGGTTGAAAATGACAAATCCGGAGAAATCATGGCAAAACGGGCTGAAAATCTTTACGGAGCCCGGGTGATGATCAGGGATAGTTTAAAAAATACATCCATCCTTGAATTCCGAAAAGCTCTGGAAAAAGAATATAATCCATAATTTTCATTTATCCTTTCCTTTATCCATTAACCAGTGGTTGGTGATCATAGGTAATCATCTAATGAAAAAATCAAACCATAACTCTTTTTATGTTCCATAATTAATAACAAAATTAAGACCGTGTAAAATTATGTAAAATTCCCCAAAAAAGTAGGGAATATCAGAACGAAACCATCACCTACATGATAAAAAAAATCATTTCAAAAACTTCAATTAAAAATCCTTGGAAAAAGATAAAAAAAATTAAGACTTGTTTTTTATGTTTTTTCATTACACAAAAATACATTTATAGAACTCAGGGTGAAAAAAAATGGAACCACCGTGTTTACCAGATACCCAGGAAAAGTTACCTACCATCCCCGTGCACCTCACCAGAGTAGGGGTCAAAGGGGTCAAAAAACTCTTAAAGATAGAAAGGGAAAGTAAAAGACCCATAGTTCTTTTACCCACCTTCGACGCCTATGTGGATTTGCCCAGCACTCAAAGGGGCATCCACATGTCACGCAACCCAGAAGCAATTAGCGAAGTCTTGGAAGAAGCTGTCGAAGGCAGTGCAATGGAAGTAGAGTCACTGTGCGCTGAGATAGTGAATTTGCTCCTTGAAAAACATACCTATGCCAAGAGGGCTGAAGTCAGTATGAAGAGTGACTTCATGATCATGAAGAAGTCCCCGGTGACCAAACACAAAACCCAGGAAATGGTAAACATAATGGCCGATGCCATAGGCTACCGCACTGATGAAGGAGTGGTTATCCGGAAGATGATCGGAGCAGAAGTAGTGGGGATGACTGTATGCCCCTGTGCCCAGGAAACAGTGAAAGAAAGCTCCAAACAGAAACTCCTGGAATTTTTAGATGAAGAAACCACTGCAAAAGTCCTGGAAGCGGTGTCATTTGCATCCCACAACCAGCGGGGAAGGGGCAGTATCATGATCGAGGTACCCGCCCAGCAGATAATCAGGGGAGAAGACATTATCAAGATAATTGAAGACTCCATGAGCTCTTATGTCTGTGAACTCTTAAAAAGACCCGATGAACATGCGGTGGTGATTAATGCCCATGAACGTCCCATGTTCGTGGAAGACTGCGTGCGGAATATGGTGCAGAAGATTGTGAAAGAATTCTCCCACCTACCTGATGACACCCTAATAACAGTCCAACAGGTTAACGAGGAAAGTATACATCGCCATAATGCATTCGCTGAAAAAGTAGCTACTATGGGTGAACTTAAAGCCGAAATAACAAATGGTGGAGGAAATTAATGCAAATAAAAAAAATTGCCGGACAGATCATGGGCCAGTTGGAGGCCTTTGAAGGATCAAAAGCAGCCATGGACACCACCAATTTATTGATTGTTCGTGGAAGATCACGCCAGAGGATCCAGCCTGAAGAATTAAAATCCACCATCTCACAGATTCTGAAAGATTTAGGAACCAGAGAACTGGATATGTTTTCTGATGAAACTGCAGACATCTTCACTTTAATAGATGAACAGATCCGATCCCAGGTAGATATACATGGCGAAAGTGATGTATACGGAATATATCGCCTTAAAGAATCCTTTGAAAACATGAACTGCCATGCCGAGTATGGTATGGGCCTTTTAAATGATATTGCAGTATTCATTATTTTATGGAAAGATAAAAGTGGTGTGGGGCCCCTATTTGTGGAACTGGTGGTTTCCTATCTGGAAGAATAATGAAAAAGAATCCATGGGAGATTTAAATTTCCCTTAGAAATGATTATCCTGTAAAAAAAGGAATGATTATCTTAGAGATAAAAATAATCTGGTAACAGTAAAAGATAAAAATGTTATCCAAAGAAGAGTTAATTTCCCTGATGAGAGTGCAGGGTGCTGATGTTCTGCAACTGATGATGCAAGCCAATTCACTCCGCCAGACAGACAAAATAACCTATTCTAAAAACGTTTTTTTACCCCTGACTAATATCTGCCGGAACGACTGTGGTTATTGCACCTTCCGCCGTGAAGCGGGAGATCCTGATGCCATTCTAGTCATGCCCCCATCCGAAGTTCTAAAGACTGTCCAGGAGGCAGATGGTTATGAATGCCGGGAAGCACTTTTCACCTTTGGAGAACAGGCTGATGAAACACCACAAGTCAGTGCTGCCCTGAATGATCTGGGATTTAAGGATATGCTGGAATACCTTTACTATCTATGTGAAAAAACCCTGCAAAAGACTAGCCTCCTGCCCCATAGTAACCCTGGTGTACTTAAAAAAAGTGAGCTTAAAATGTTACGGGAGGTTAACGCCTCCATGGGACTTATGCTGGAAAATGTTAGCGCTAGACTCATGGAAAGCCCCGCCCACCATAAGAGTCCGGGTAAAGATCCTCAGTTAAGGATTAAAACCATTGAAAACGCCGGGAAACTGAAAATACCATTCACAACCGGACTTTTAATTGGTATTGGGGAGACTGTGGAAGAGAGAGTGGATTCTCTCCTGGAGATCAGGAGAATTCAGGATAAATATGGTCATATTCAGGAGATCATTATCCAGAATTTCAAATCTAAACCAGGTATTGAAATGGAATCCCACAGTGAACCTTCACTTCTGGAAATGATTCGGATGGTGTCAGTTACCAAGTTATTATTCCCGGATTGTAGTGTCCAGGTTCCCCCTAACCTTAACCGGAACACTGCCCAGATGTTTCTCCTGGCCGGGGCTGATGACTGGGGTGGTGTTTCACCACTCACCAGGGATTACGTGAACCCTGAAGCACCCTGGCCCGAGTTGGATGAACTCAGGAATTTAACCAGTCAACTGGGCTTCCAGTTGGAGGAGAGATTGCCCGTGTATCCCCAGTATGTTACCAAAGAATTTTTAAGCCCCTTTGTTCAGGAAAAAATATAAAAAAACAACTTCAAGGATTCTAAAATATTTTTAAGGGAAAATACTCAATTTGGGGAACACTAAAAACAGGTAAAAACTAGGAATCCTAATTTATTTTAATTCATTCCTTGAAAAAAAGACTGAAACATGTTTTATCAGCGGTTTTTATCTCCAGAGAACCTCTTAACTGCATGGTTAGGGTTTGAACAATCAGAAGTCCCAGGGTACCGGTGCTTTCAAGATCAAAACCTTCAGGAAGACCCACCCCATCATCGGCCACTTCCAGCAAATATCCTCCTGACATTTTGGAAAGGTTAATCTCTACTTCACCATTTCTATCCAGGGGAAAAGAATGCTTGAAACAGTTCGAGACCAGTTCATTAACAATTAGCCCCATTGATATGGCTGTGTCTATTTCCAGGAAAACATCTTCGCAGTTTAAATGAACCTTCACATCATCCTTTTTTTCCTTATGGAAAGTTGAAAGCATTTCCACCAGGCTTTTCAAATATTCTCCAAAGTCTATATGGGCCATATCCCCAGATTGGTACAGTTTTTCATGGATAAGAGCCATAGATCGGATACGATTCTTGCTTTCCTGGAACATCTTCAATGTTTCAGGTTCCCGAGTATATTCAGATTGTAGGCTCATTAAACTGGAGATTATCTGCAGATTATTTTTAACCCGATGATGAATCTCCCTTAATAATACTTCTTTTTCCTCCAGAGAAGCCTTAATCTGCTTTTCAGCCATGATCATATCACTAATATCTGCAAATGTGGCCATAACCCCCTGAATGTTATTATCAACATTTAAAAGCGGTGCGGTGGCCATCATAGTATAAATCTGTTCCCCATCGTTTCTTGCACATTCTAATTCAAGATCTGATTTAAATTCACCAGAAAGAACGTTATGCATGATATTTTCATACATAGTTCCTTTATTATCATTTAAAAAGGGTAATGGTTTCCCCAGAACTTCCATTCTCTTCCAGCCGAAAATGTTTTCTGCTGCTGGGTTCCAGAGGGATTTCACCCGACCATCCAGATGTAAATCAACGATTGCAAAAGGTGAAGCATTTATTATAGCCTCCAAATAGGTATTCACATCGTGTAAACGTTTTTTACTCTCAATTAAAGCGTTTTCAGCAGTTTTACGTTTAGTGATGTTTCTTCCAATTATTTGAATGGCGAATATCTTCCCTTCCTTTACAATAGGTGCGTGATGGACTTCAATATATTCAAAACCCCCATGTCCCTCTATTTTTATTTCCATTGGCTCAGTATGATTGCGTAAATAGTCCGTGATTTCCCCATTGTTAAATTGGTCACCCACAAAATCCCGGGCAATTTCATTGGCATCTTTACCAACAAAATCCTCCCTGGAAATACCACTGTCTTCTTCCAGCCGGTGATTTATATCCAGTACGTGGCCATCTGGATCCAAAACCATCATATAATCCGGGGATAATTCAAAAAGTGCCCTGTATTTTTTTTCACTTCGTGCCAACCTTTCTTCAGCCCTTTTCTTGTTTAAATGTTCTTCCGATTCCTTAAGAGCCCTTTTAACAGAATGACCTAACTTGGAAAGGTTGTGTTTTAGAACGTAATCTGTGGCCCCTTTTTTGAGCATCTCCACTGCGAATTCTTCACCCATCTGCCCACTGACAAAAATAAATGGAGTTTCTGGTGTGATCTCCTGAGCAATGTACATGGCAGATATACCGTCAAAGTGGGGAAGGGAGTGGTCCGCCAGTATGATATCTGGTTGAAACTCTGTTATGGATTTCCGGTATTCTTCTTCCTCCTCTACACAATGTGATTGAAAATTAATACCATCCCGTCTAAGTTCAGCCTCCATTAGCTCCAAATCCAATGGAACATCTTCCAAAATTAGAATACGAATATTACTCCCCACTTTATCACCCTGATTTCTCCCACACTTACTCCCCTCCCCAATTTTAACACCCTATGGGGGCTTGTTTATTAACATCCAGTATAATCCCATGGTAGAGACGGCTTCCAGGAAATCATCGAATTCCACTGGTTTACTTACATAACTATTCACCCCTAACTTGTAGCTTTCCACCACATCCTGATCCTCCTGTGAAGAGGTCAGAACCACTACTGGAATTTTTCGAGTCATTTCATTGGCCTTAATTTCCTTTAGAACCTCCAGGCCATCCACTTTAGGCATACGTAAATCCAGGAGTATCAATCGAGGTAAGTCTTCTGAATTCCTATCTGCAAACTTTCCCCGAGCATAGATAAAATCAAGTGCTTCTTCACCATCCTTAACCCAAACTAACCTGTTTGCCAAGTTTTTCCTTTTCAAAGCTCTCATGGTTAGCTCAGCATCAGTGGGATTATCTTCCACCAGGAGAATTTCCAATTCTTCCAAATTCATAAAATAATAACCCTCCACTACTCATGATGATCCAAGGTAGACTATGAAAACATTGAAATTTATATAAATATAGAGTTTGCAAACACACGGAAACCATAAATCATTATATCCCCTACGGTTACAAGTTCAACCCGTGTGGTTGTAAATCGTCGTCAATTAATATTTTAGAAAACATGATATTGGAATTTAAACGTTCCCCAGGACAATATTGGCCCATATAGCTTTTTATCTTCTTCTTTTTCATTGGTAATTATTTTCAGTGATTTCCCTGGAAATTCCCATAACTGCGTATATTTTGCCTTCATTATTCATTAAGGGTTTTAATCTGGTGTCCAGCCACACTTTACAGTCGGGAAAAATGAAAGGGCTTTTAACGCGCATTGAATTTCCAGTGTTAAAAACATTCTGGAGTGATCTTATTTGTCCATCAAAAGCCTGATTTGTGAAAATATCCTGCACTGGTTTACCTATAATTTCTTCTTTGTTGAGTTTCAGATATTTCAGTGAAGATTGATTGGCATAATCCACCATTAAATCTTTGTTTATGATGAAGATCATATCTTGAGCATTCTCTGCAAGAATTCTATAGTGTTCTTCGCTTTTTTTCAGCTTTAAATTGGATTCGTAACCAAAAAAAGCCATTTCAATTGCGAATTTAAGCTCGTTTTCATCGAAGGGTTTGATAAGGTAGGCCTGGGGTTGGGTGATCTTGGCTCCTTGAAAAGTTTCAGAATTACTGTAAGCAGTCAGATATATAATGGGAATTTCTTTATTTTTCCGGATAATCTTCGCAGCATCTATCCCATTCATACAACCTTTCAGCAGGATATCCATTAAGATCAGGTCCGGTTCAAGCTCCATTGCTTTTTTAACAGCATCTTCCCCAGAGGAAACTATATCTACCACATCGTAACCCCATTGAATTAGTTTTTTCTGGAGTTCCATTCCAGTGAGGGCTTCATCCTCCACTACTAAAATCTTGGGCCGCTGTGACATTAAATGACTCCGGGACAGTTATTAAATTAATCAAGACAACTATTTTTTTATGTTATTAACCACTATTATGTTTAACCAATATTATGTTTTTGGAATTTTAATGATGAAGTTGGCCCCATCATCCTCTTCCAATTTAATAGAACCTTCAGATTGCTCTACAAAGGTTTTAACCAGTTGTAAACCAAATGAATCAACAGTTTCAATGGATATGTGGGATGGGATTCCAACACCATTATCCGAAACCTTAATTACCATATCTTCATCCTCATTCATCACTTCCACCACAATTTCTCCCTGTTTTTCATTGGGGAATCCGTGTTTTATGGAGTTTATTACCAATTCACTTATCATTAACCCGGATAATACTGCCATATCCATATTCAAATGAACATCATCGGTTTTGGTGATTATGTTTACATTTTTGGCTCCGTGTGAGCGTGAAATATCATTCAGGATGCTTTCCAGGTATTCCCCTATATCAACGTTTTCGAGATCCGTGGATTGGTATAACTTTTCATGGACCATTCCAAAGGATCGAAGGTAACTGCGGCCATCTTTTAGTTTGTCCACCATCTCTTCAATAACATACTCAGAATGCAGCCGGTTAAGACTGGATATCATTTGCATATTATTTTTAACCCCGTTATAGACGTTTTTAATGGTTTTTTCCCGTGCATCGAGGGATTGTCTGGTGAGTTGTTCTGCTTTTTTGAGTTCTGATAACTGGGACTGGAAATCATTTTCAAGTTGGGTGATGGTTTTTCTTTTTTCTTCAAGGTCATCCCTGATTTCTTGAATGGTTTTTTCAGCCTTGATTCGCTCGGTTATTTCAAGATTCAGATCATGGGTGATTTTTTCAAGCTGTTTCTCCTTAACTTCCAATTCATTTTCCAGCTGTTTCCGTGATTTTTCCAATGAATTTTTCAGGATTATAAAGTCTTCAATCTCTTTCTCCAGTTCACTGATGAGAGATAGGGCTTTCTCTGTTTTATTAACCTGCATTTCCAGGTCAAGAGATTTTTTCTCTAGATTTTCTTCAGTTTTTTTTCGGATACTTCTTTCTGCAGCCAGAGCTCTGGATGATTCCTTATAATCTGCTTTTATTCTCTGTATTTCATCTTCCAGAAGTTTCATGTCTCTTTCCAGTGCAAACTCCCGGTTCTGGGAATTATTAAGTTCATCTTTTTGACTTTGGATGGTTTCTTTGAGTTTCTGGAATGTTTCTTTGAATTCCTTATCCATATCCTCATTTAATTTTTCAAGAGCGCCTATGGTTTGATCTTTATCCTCTAATCTAGACTGGAATGATTTTTTAATTTCATTTAATTCCTTGTTTTTTTCATTGATTGAAAGGCGTAGATTATTCAGATTGTTCTGAAGCCCTTCAATCTCCTGATGATGGGAAGTTACATCACGTCCCACTGACTGATATTCTTCGATGTTACCATCATTATCATACTTGGCCTGGGTAACCCATTGCCACCATCTTAATTCCCCACTGCCAATTTTTAAGGGCCCTTCCATGATTTTGATGGGGTTTTCCTCATTTAAGGATTTCAGTTGAATTTTCAGTTTATCCTTATCTTCAGAGGATAATGAAAACACGGGATTGACTTCATCTTTTAAACCGAAATAATTATAGTATGATTCATTGGCGAAAGTGAGTTGGAGATCATGGTTGAATCTGCATACAATTTCACTTTGATCATCAACCACCGAACGATACAGTTCCTGGTTTCTTTTTAAATCCTCTTCTCTTTTTTTAATATCAGTAACATCAT
This DNA window, taken from Methanobacterium subterraneum, encodes the following:
- a CDS encoding histone deacetylase family protein; the encoded protein is MISLVNSPEYANHQTGSHPENQQRLEVMINYLREKGEMEELDIHQPKPACDEDILKVHSNTYLKSLKDFIGSGGGYIDFDTYASPKSYEIAKLAAGGAITASKLVFDGYDFAYSLARPPGHHATASKAMGFCLINNLAVALEYMRDEYGLRKFMIVDFDAHYGNGTAEIYYQDPNVLYISIHQDPRTIFPGKGFVEETGSGMGEGFNLNIPMTPGSTTSNYIYILEKIIEPVLRKFKADFYFLDVGFDGHQEDPLSSLQLDDDFYPWIANHMKNLTSQMVLILEGGYSTDAMARSNLKMIKVLKDKETHEEWQPPGKMVVKNETRKIFRRIQNTFSPFFTF
- a CDS encoding DUF2100 domain-containing protein: MDKIRFKQAQSLLLESGKSKKGTEKLKNPREGTLDPVAYAEIINQVIGTEEFVYSSRPTHKLLQEDAKEFCSNLIDIRNKIDDILAEFGVLEKKNIEEEVKRLSEKFIILTSKGNFKKIITRWGVEAQRIVVAGVPLETEDMRVLNPKLPETALEPVKKKISHVKNDIIRKMDQFDTQEMLVVVENDKSGEIMAKRAENLYGARVMIRDSLKNTSILEFRKALEKEYNP
- the mptA gene encoding GTP cyclohydrolase MptA, giving the protein MEPPCLPDTQEKLPTIPVHLTRVGVKGVKKLLKIERESKRPIVLLPTFDAYVDLPSTQRGIHMSRNPEAISEVLEEAVEGSAMEVESLCAEIVNLLLEKHTYAKRAEVSMKSDFMIMKKSPVTKHKTQEMVNIMADAIGYRTDEGVVIRKMIGAEVVGMTVCPCAQETVKESSKQKLLEFLDEETTAKVLEAVSFASHNQRGRGSIMIEVPAQQIIRGEDIIKIIEDSMSSYVCELLKRPDEHAVVINAHERPMFVEDCVRNMVQKIVKEFSHLPDDTLITVQQVNEESIHRHNAFAEKVATMGELKAEITNGGGN
- a CDS encoding DUF2120 domain-containing protein; its protein translation is MQIKKIAGQIMGQLEAFEGSKAAMDTTNLLIVRGRSRQRIQPEELKSTISQILKDLGTRELDMFSDETADIFTLIDEQIRSQVDIHGESDVYGIYRLKESFENMNCHAEYGMGLLNDIAVFIILWKDKSGVGPLFVELVVSYLEE
- the cofG gene encoding 7,8-didemethyl-8-hydroxy-5-deazariboflavin synthase subunit CofG translates to MLSKEELISLMRVQGADVLQLMMQANSLRQTDKITYSKNVFLPLTNICRNDCGYCTFRREAGDPDAILVMPPSEVLKTVQEADGYECREALFTFGEQADETPQVSAALNDLGFKDMLEYLYYLCEKTLQKTSLLPHSNPGVLKKSELKMLREVNASMGLMLENVSARLMESPAHHKSPGKDPQLRIKTIENAGKLKIPFTTGLLIGIGETVEERVDSLLEIRRIQDKYGHIQEIIIQNFKSKPGIEMESHSEPSLLEMIRMVSVTKLLFPDCSVQVPPNLNRNTAQMFLLAGADDWGGVSPLTRDYVNPEAPWPELDELRNLTSQLGFQLEERLPVYPQYVTKEFLSPFVQEKI
- a CDS encoding PAS domain S-box protein, coding for MGSNIRILILEDVPLDLELMEAELRRDGINFQSHCVEEEEEYRKSITEFQPDIILADHSLPHFDGISAMYIAQEITPETPFIFVSGQMGEEFAVEMLKKGATDYVLKHNLSKLGHSVKRALKESEEHLNKKRAEERLARSEKKYRALFELSPDYMMVLDPDGHVLDINHRLEEDSGISREDFVGKDANEIARDFVGDQFNNGEITDYLRNHTEPMEIKIEGHGGFEYIEVHHAPIVKEGKIFAIQIIGRNITKRKTAENALIESKKRLHDVNTYLEAIINASPFAIVDLHLDGRVKSLWNPAAENIFGWKRMEVLGKPLPFLNDNKGTMYENIMHNVLSGEFKSDLELECARNDGEQIYTMMATAPLLNVDNNIQGVMATFADISDMIMAEKQIKASLEEKEVLLREIHHRVKNNLQIISSLMSLQSEYTREPETLKMFQESKNRIRSMALIHEKLYQSGDMAHIDFGEYLKSLVEMLSTFHKEKKDDVKVHLNCEDVFLEIDTAISMGLIVNELVSNCFKHSFPLDRNGEVEINLSKMSGGYLLEVADDGVGLPEGFDLESTGTLGLLIVQTLTMQLRGSLEIKTADKTCFSLFFKE
- a CDS encoding response regulator; this encodes MNLEELEILLVEDNPTDAELTMRALKRKNLANRLVWVKDGEEALDFIYARGKFADRNSEDLPRLILLDLRMPKVDGLEVLKEIKANEMTRKIPVVVLTSSQEDQDVVESYKLGVNSYVSKPVEFDDFLEAVSTMGLYWMLINKPP
- a CDS encoding response regulator; the encoded protein is MSQRPKILVVEDEALTGMELQKKLIQWGYDVVDIVSSGEDAVKKAMELEPDLILMDILLKGCMNGIDAAKIIRKNKEIPIIYLTAYSNSETFQGAKITQPQAYLIKPFDENELKFAIEMAFFGYESNLKLKKSEEHYRILAENAQDMIFIINKDLMVDYANQSSLKYLKLNKEEIIGKPVQDIFTNQAFDGQIRSLQNVFNTGNSMRVKSPFIFPDCKVWLDTRLKPLMNNEGKIYAVMGISREITENNYQ
- a CDS encoding PAS domain S-box protein, translated to MSAAKILVVEDDGLTAMELQRKLKTWGYEVPSFAFSRKDAVKKAKEIKPDLILMDIMLKGQGDGIDAANEIKNIRDIPIIYLTAYGDVKTRKRAEFTNPTAYIIKPFEENELQDKIENALYDHKIEKKFYEIGQRLDNKLKDSGVIVIDSNGVIKYINSFASNLTGFGQEEIVFKELAEVFSLEEIKDQEDIQKYLDEFIGDGSPKTSKSILKHKSGNKIHIEYTITSIGGENQGSIGASIIFQNISQQVKDEKSLLEREQKFRKIYSQALAMEIFDANGNLLDANPACFSLFGASSFDHLERFNLFTDFKLKSEEIDRLKKGKKVIFDSKFDWKKLNELGFNKTIKSEFLYLNIHISPLKLDEIPDGYLIQFQDITEHRKMEEYLKDTSERYLKILETVDGALMVYNADLKCIYSNNRIGELLGFEEDVLGKSLPDSVKSLWDEELELMCLKTLETRNHHNVIKSFQKNEIYSFVEIRSYKLFNGIILILNDVTDIKKREEDLKRNQELYRSVVDDQSEIVCRFNHDLQLTFANESYYNYFGLKDEVNPVFSLSSEDKDKLKIQLKSLNEENPIKIMEGPLKIGSGELRWWQWVTQAKYDNDGNIEEYQSVGRDVTSHHQEIEGLQNNLNNLRLSINEKNKELNEIKKSFQSRLEDKDQTIGALEKLNEDMDKEFKETFQKLKETIQSQKDELNNSQNREFALERDMKLLEDEIQRIKADYKESSRALAAERSIRKKTEENLEKKSLDLEMQVNKTEKALSLISELEKEIEDFIILKNSLEKSRKQLENELEVKEKQLEKITHDLNLEITERIKAEKTIQEIRDDLEEKRKTITQLENDFQSQLSELKKAEQLTRQSLDAREKTIKNVYNGVKNNMQMISSLNRLHSEYVIEEMVDKLKDGRSYLRSFGMVHEKLYQSTDLENVDIGEYLESILNDISRSHGAKNVNIITKTDDVHLNMDMAVLSGLMISELVINSIKHGFPNEKQGEIVVEVMNEDEDMVIKVSDNGVGIPSHISIETVDSFGLQLVKTFVEQSEGSIKLEEDDGANFIIKIPKT